GGTTCGCTGAGTGGTCCCGCGGTGGAAGCCATCAATCGTGGTTGTCTGATCGCGGGCTGCCTGCACAATTCGGGTGAAGGTGGGATTTCTCGCCACCACCTCCATGGCGCGGATTTGATCTGGCAAATTGGTACGGGCTATTTTGGTTGTCGTGACGCTGCGGGCAAGTTCGATCTTGGAAAACTCAAAGAGACCGTTGCCCGATGTCCGGTGCGTGCAATCGAAATCAAACTAAGCCAGGGTGCCAAGGCAGGTGTTGGGGGCATTGTGCCAGCGGCCAAGGTAACGAAAGAGGTCAGTCAAATCCGAGGCGTTCCCGTCGGTGTTGACTGTCTCAGCCCTGCGACGCATTCTGCCTTTGACGGCCCCGACTCGCTGCTGGACTTCGTGGAGAGGATCGCGGAGGAGACAGGGCTTCCGGTTGGCATCAAATCGGCCGTGGGCCAAACAGGATTTTGGGCTGAATTGGCTCGATTGATGGCGTCGACAAGTCGAGCGGTCGATTTCATCAGCATTGATGGCGGTGAGGGTGGGTCGGGCGCTGCGCCGTTGGCCTTCTCAGACCATGTCGCCTTGCCGTTCAAAGTTGGATTTGCTCGCGTGTACCGGATGCTTGCCGAAGCGGGTGTGCAAGAGAACATCGTCTTTGTCGGCGCTGCGAAGCTTGGCCTCCCCGATGCTGCAATGTTCGCGTTTGCACTCGGTTGTGACATGATTGCGGTCGCCCGGGAGCCGATGATGGCAATCGGGTGCATCCAAGCGCAACGATGTCACACAGGACATTGCCCGACGGGGGTCGCAACCCAGAACCGTTGGTTGATGCGGGGCTTGGACCCCACCGACAAGGCAGCCAGGCTGGCAAACTATATCGTGACGCTGCGTAAGGAAATTATGATGCTGAGTCGGACCTGCGGCGTGATTCATCCCGGTCTGATCACGGGCGAACATGTGGAAATATTGAATGGCCGCTACGGGTCGAGCAGCATTTCGGAGTTGTTCGGGTACAAGGACAATGCGTTGCCAGGGACCAGCGATCGGGACGCCATCGAAGCCGAAATGAAGCTGCGAGAGAACCGCTGAGCGATCTGGTGCATCGAATTACGGTGTGGCGGGAATCGCGGCGGCCATATCCGCCGCTGCACGCTCGGCCAGCATGCGTGTTCGCCCAGAGATGACACCTTCGTAGTAGATGGGTGAGACCCATGAATTGCCCTCAACGGGGACGTCGATCGTGACTTCAATGACCTGAGTCTCATCGGAAAGCGTCTTGGGGTTGACCGAGACCGATGCTTTGGCGACCTGCATCCGTTGCAAGTGTTGTTCGGCAACCGCAGCAACATCTTGGCTTTTTGCGCCAACGATCATCCCGGTTCGCGCTGCCAAGTAGGAAGCATGCTCAACGGAGTGGCGAAGCATGTTGAGTCGAAAGAATTCAATCGATGCAAACACGATGACAAGCAAGATGCTTATCGCAATTGCAAACTCAACCGCTGCGGCGCCGGTTCGCCTGGTTCTTTTCCTGAATGCCATGTCTACTGTTATTCCTATATTCCTATTGCGTCAGCATGCTGGGAAGGCGTCGTGCGATATTGCGGAAGGCTTCATTCAGTTGTGCTCCATCCACGGCGTGATAGTGGGTGCCGCCCGTCATATCAGCAATTTGTTGCATCAACACCTGATCGG
This window of the Novipirellula artificiosorum genome carries:
- a CDS encoding FMN-binding glutamate synthase family protein, coding for MWFWWTLIAIGSLLVVIVVYDLVQRKHAILRNFPIIGHFRYLLEMIGPELRQYIVTGNDEERPFSRDQRRWVYASAKQQNRYFGFGSDNEMETTDNYLILKHDAFPLHLPHVGELGYDPKYEIPCAKILGGYRRRAKAFRPASVVNLSAMSFGSLSGPAVEAINRGCLIAGCLHNSGEGGISRHHLHGADLIWQIGTGYFGCRDAAGKFDLGKLKETVARCPVRAIEIKLSQGAKAGVGGIVPAAKVTKEVSQIRGVPVGVDCLSPATHSAFDGPDSLLDFVERIAEETGLPVGIKSAVGQTGFWAELARLMASTSRAVDFISIDGGEGGSGAAPLAFSDHVALPFKVGFARVYRMLAEAGVQENIVFVGAAKLGLPDAAMFAFALGCDMIAVAREPMMAIGCIQAQRCHTGHCPTGVATQNRWLMRGLDPTDKAARLANYIVTLRKEIMMLSRTCGVIHPGLITGEHVEILNGRYGSSSISELFGYKDNALPGTSDRDAIEAEMKLRENR
- a CDS encoding TadE/TadG family type IV pilus assembly protein codes for the protein MAFRKRTRRTGAAAVEFAIAISILLVIVFASIEFFRLNMLRHSVEHASYLAARTGMIVGAKSQDVAAVAEQHLQRMQVAKASVSVNPKTLSDETQVIEVTIDVPVEGNSWVSPIYYEGVISGRTRMLAERAAADMAAAIPATP